Proteins from one Candidatus Fusobacterium pullicola genomic window:
- a CDS encoding aminotransferase class I/II-fold pyridoxal phosphate-dependent enzyme: MISFKNDYSEGALPVVMEALLKTNLEQTVGYGEDEYTAKGIEAVKKSIKCDDCYVRLLVGGTQTNLLTISHILRPYEAVISADTGHISTHEAGAIEATGHKVIELLTDGNGKIDVEMIKKAYETHKRDLHMVQPKMVYISNPTELGTLYTKEELINISNYCKEVGMYLYLDGARMASAIASEKNDIELSDYPKYCDAFYLGGTKCGLLFGEALVITNKSLAEGFFCSTKQKGATLAKGRLLGIQFIELFKDDRYYQVGKHSNRMADMLKKGVLEAGYKLKADSYTNQQFFIFPNRVIEEIGKKYRYELWEKIDEDNSVVRFVTSWATREEDVKSFIGDLKKIK, from the coding sequence ATGATAAGTTTTAAAAATGATTACAGTGAGGGAGCTTTACCAGTAGTAATGGAAGCACTACTAAAAACAAACTTAGAGCAAACAGTGGGGTATGGAGAGGATGAGTACACAGCCAAAGGGATAGAAGCTGTAAAAAAGAGTATTAAATGTGATGATTGTTATGTACGTCTTTTAGTTGGAGGGACTCAAACAAATCTTCTTACAATATCACATATATTACGTCCATATGAAGCAGTGATATCAGCTGATACTGGACATATAAGTACCCATGAAGCTGGAGCTATAGAGGCAACTGGACATAAAGTGATTGAGCTTTTAACAGATGGAAATGGAAAGATAGATGTAGAGATGATAAAGAAGGCATATGAGACTCATAAGAGAGATTTACATATGGTACAGCCTAAGATGGTATATATCTCTAATCCAACTGAATTAGGAACTCTTTATACTAAAGAGGAGTTAATAAATATATCAAATTATTGTAAGGAAGTAGGAATGTATCTATATCTTGATGGAGCAAGAATGGCATCAGCTATAGCTTCTGAAAAAAATGATATTGAATTAAGTGATTACCCTAAATATTGTGATGCTTTTTATTTAGGCGGAACTAAATGTGGACTTTTATTTGGAGAAGCTTTAGTTATAACAAATAAGAGTTTAGCAGAAGGTTTTTTCTGTAGTACTAAGCAAAAAGGTGCTACTTTAGCTAAGGGAAGATTATTGGGGATACAGTTTATAGAGTTATTTAAAGATGATAGATATTATCAAGTAGGAAAACACTCAAATAGAATGGCTGATATGTTAAAAAAAGGAGTTTTAGAGGCTGGCTACAAATTAAAGGCAGATTCCTATACAAATCAACAGTTTTTTATATTTCCAAATAGAGTTATAGAGGAGATTGGAAAAAAATATAGATATGAGCTTTGGGAAAAGATAGATGAAGATAATTCAGTAGTAAGATTTGTTACATCTTGGGCTACAAGAGAAGAGGATGTAAAAAGTTTTATAGGGGATTTAAAAAAGATTAAATAA
- a CDS encoding cation transporter — protein MKKVIKIDGMGCQHCVKSVANTLENISGVEVLEVKIGEATVNIPDDFDMSIIVEALDDAGYEVI, from the coding sequence ATGAAAAAAGTTATAAAGATAGATGGAATGGGTTGTCAACACTGTGTAAAAAGTGTAGCTAATACATTGGAGAATATATCTGGAGTAGAGGTATTAGAAGTAAAGATAGGAGAGGCTACTGTTAATATTCCAGATGATTTTGATATGAGTATTATAGTTGAAGCTTTAGATGATGCTGGGTATGAGGTAATCTAA
- a CDS encoding heavy metal translocating P-type ATPase, protein MIKKNYQLGGVTCQVCVNKIERKVGKLEGVKEAVVNLSNGKLTIEYDENLLNSEKIKEVVKKLGYEIEEINDFKEVEIDITGITCQVCVNKIERKVGKLEGVKEIAVNLANSRGKILYDSEKIKLSEILEVIKKLGYEGKKHEDIEEDSKVIESEKKLKQEFLEFKLAIFFSAIVFYISMGTMVGLPVPNIISPEINPLNFALIQLILAIPVIYIGRRFYKVGIKQLIMRSPSMDSLIATGTGSAILYSLYGTYKIYSGDFHYVHSLYYESGVVILALILLGKYLENVSKGKTSEAIKKLMNLKSKKATLVRDGKFVQVDIEEVELDEIVLVKPGESIPVDGVVVEGQSSVDESMLTGESIPVEKNIGDKVFGASINKNGVIQVKAQAIGKDTVISKIIKLVENAQGSKAPIAKIADKVSGYFVPTVMLIATVAGITWYYLGSRGIVKIHEAPSIFALTIFVAVMVIACPCSLGLATPTAIMVGTGRGAELGILIKSGEALEKAHKIDTIVFDKTGTLTIGKPKVTDIMSFSNIDEDEILRVAGALEEYSEHPLGEAIVEAGKERKLQFPKVEKFESITGKGVTGVIDGKKVYIGNIKLMRDFSRDIINENILEKLAYQGKTPMYIAIEDSLIGVIAVADILKPEAIETTKELKNRGYHVGMITGDNKLTAQAIGKEAGIDIIFAEVTPEEKYLKVKELQEQGKNVAMVGDGINDSPALVQANIGIAIGGGTDIAMESADIVLMKRDLKDVLVAMELSHAVIKNIKENLFWAFIYNTVGIPVAAGVLYPLTGHLLNPMIAGAAMAMSSVSVVTNALRLKKFKK, encoded by the coding sequence ATGATTAAAAAAAATTATCAGCTAGGTGGTGTTACTTGCCAAGTCTGTGTAAATAAGATTGAGAGAAAAGTTGGAAAGTTAGAGGGAGTAAAGGAGGCAGTTGTAAATCTTTCTAATGGAAAACTAACTATTGAGTATGATGAAAATCTATTAAATAGTGAAAAAATAAAAGAGGTAGTTAAAAAGTTAGGATATGAGATAGAGGAGATAAATGATTTTAAAGAGGTAGAGATAGATATTACTGGGATAACTTGCCAAGTCTGTGTAAATAAGATAGAAAGAAAAGTTGGAAAGTTGGAGGGAGTAAAGGAGATAGCAGTAAATCTAGCTAATAGTAGAGGAAAAATTCTCTATGACTCTGAAAAGATAAAGCTCTCTGAGATTTTGGAAGTTATAAAAAAGCTGGGATATGAGGGAAAAAAACATGAGGATATAGAGGAGGACAGTAAAGTTATAGAGAGTGAAAAGAAACTTAAACAGGAGTTTTTAGAGTTTAAATTAGCTATATTTTTCTCGGCTATTGTGTTTTATATCTCTATGGGAACAATGGTTGGACTTCCTGTTCCTAATATCATATCACCAGAGATAAATCCACTTAATTTCGCCTTAATTCAATTAATCTTAGCAATTCCAGTAATCTATATAGGAAGAAGATTTTATAAGGTTGGAATAAAGCAGTTAATAATGAGAAGTCCAAGCATGGATTCATTGATAGCAACAGGTACAGGGTCAGCTATATTGTATAGTCTATACGGAACATATAAGATATATAGTGGAGATTTTCATTATGTACATTCTCTATACTATGAATCTGGAGTAGTTATCTTAGCTCTTATTCTGTTGGGAAAATACTTAGAAAATGTGAGTAAAGGGAAGACTTCAGAAGCTATAAAAAAATTGATGAATTTAAAAAGTAAGAAGGCTACTCTTGTAAGAGATGGAAAATTTGTACAGGTAGATATTGAAGAGGTAGAACTAGATGAGATAGTTCTTGTAAAACCTGGTGAGAGTATCCCAGTAGATGGCGTTGTAGTAGAGGGACAAAGTAGTGTAGATGAATCTATGTTAACAGGAGAGAGTATTCCGGTAGAGAAAAATATTGGAGATAAAGTTTTTGGAGCAAGCATAAATAAAAATGGAGTAATTCAGGTAAAAGCTCAAGCAATAGGTAAGGATACAGTTATCTCTAAGATAATCAAGTTAGTGGAGAATGCTCAAGGAAGTAAGGCTCCAATAGCTAAGATAGCTGATAAAGTATCTGGATACTTTGTACCAACAGTAATGTTGATAGCAACAGTGGCTGGGATAACTTGGTACTATTTAGGAAGTAGAGGAATAGTAAAGATACATGAAGCTCCATCAATATTTGCTTTAACAATATTTGTGGCTGTTATGGTTATCGCCTGTCCGTGCTCTTTAGGATTAGCTACACCTACAGCTATAATGGTAGGAACTGGAAGAGGAGCGGAACTAGGAATACTTATAAAATCTGGAGAGGCTCTTGAAAAGGCTCACAAGATAGATACAATAGTTTTTGACAAAACAGGAACGTTAACTATTGGAAAACCAAAAGTAACAGATATAATGAGCTTTAGTAATATAGATGAAGATGAGATTTTGAGAGTGGCTGGAGCATTGGAGGAGTATTCAGAACATCCCTTGGGAGAGGCTATTGTAGAGGCTGGAAAAGAGAGAAAGTTACAATTTCCAAAGGTTGAAAAGTTTGAATCTATAACTGGAAAGGGAGTAACTGGAGTTATAGATGGAAAAAAAGTATATATTGGAAATATAAAATTGATGAGAGATTTTTCTAGAGATATAATTAATGAGAATATTTTAGAAAAATTAGCATATCAAGGCAAGACACCAATGTATATAGCTATTGAGGATAGTTTAATTGGAGTAATAGCTGTGGCTGATATTTTGAAACCAGAGGCAATAGAAACAACAAAAGAGCTTAAAAATAGAGGATATCATGTAGGAATGATAACTGGTGATAATAAATTAACAGCTCAAGCAATAGGAAAAGAGGCTGGAATAGATATAATATTTGCTGAGGTAACACCAGAAGAGAAGTATCTAAAAGTGAAGGAGTTACAAGAGCAAGGCAAAAATGTAGCTATGGTAGGTGATGGAATAAATGATTCACCAGCTTTAGTACAAGCCAATATAGGTATAGCTATAGGTGGAGGAACAGATATAGCTATGGAGAGTGCTGATATTGTTCTGATGAAAAGAGATTTAAAAGATGTGCTAGTAGCTATGGAGTTGAGCCATGCTGTTATCAAAAATATAAAAGAGAATTTATTTTGGGCTTTTATATATAATACAGTGGGGATACCAGTAGCAGCAGGGGTGTTATATCCACTTACAGGTCATCTATTAAATCCTATGATAGCAGGAGCAGCTATGGCAATGAGTTCTGTATCTGTAGTTACTAATGCTCTTAGATTAAAAAAGTTTAAAAAATAA
- a CDS encoding metal-sensing transcriptional repressor: protein MKNRNIEEVQGHCLSTENNFRKSLISRINRIAGQLRGIERMILNHVKCDEILNQISSVKSALNGIAKVILEAHLRSCVVSEIKSGLEEEATEDLIKTLESLLDKNIKKINESNDNIIKKVEIQIEKIKECIEKDECCSSILKEIAIIKNELDSVSRVILERHIKNCLVRDIKLGLEEKIVNDFLYTINKMIK, encoded by the coding sequence ATGAAGAATAGAAATATAGAAGAGGTACAAGGACACTGTTTATCAACAGAGAATAATTTTAGAAAAAGTCTTATCTCTAGAATAAATAGAATAGCAGGGCAACTGCGAGGCATAGAAAGAATGATATTAAATCATGTAAAGTGTGATGAGATACTAAATCAAATCTCATCTGTAAAATCAGCTTTAAATGGAATAGCTAAAGTTATCTTAGAAGCTCATTTAAGAAGTTGTGTAGTTAGTGAAATAAAATCTGGACTGGAAGAGGAAGCAACAGAGGATCTGATAAAAACCTTGGAAAGTTTATTAGATAAAAATATAAAAAAAATAAATGAGAGTAATGATAATATAATAAAAAAAGTAGAGATACAGATAGAAAAAATAAAAGAGTGTATTGAAAAAGATGAATGTTGTAGCAGTATCCTAAAAGAGATAGCTATAATAAAAAATGAACTAGATAGTGTATCAAGAGTGATTTTAGAAAGGCATATAAAAAATTGTTTAGTGAGAGATATAAAATTGGGGCTAGAGGAAAAAATCGTAAATGACTTTTTATACACAATAAATAAGATGATAAAGTAG
- a CDS encoding response regulator transcription factor: protein MKRILVIDDEWKIRKLIKDYLVREGYIVDEAGDGEEGLEKFFTNIYDIVILDIMMPKIDGWSVCRKIREESQVPIIMLTARADEGDQLFGFELETDEYMVKPFNPKLLVAKIKALLRRDGKIVDKAPLVFGDLTIDGVKREVRLKGVVLDLTPKEYDLLYFFVENKGVALSREKILNSVWGWDYFGDSRTVDTHIKRLRKKIGEEYIQTVRGFGYKFEE from the coding sequence ATGAAAAGAATACTTGTAATAGATGATGAGTGGAAGATAAGAAAATTGATAAAGGATTACCTAGTAAGAGAGGGGTATATTGTAGATGAAGCTGGAGATGGAGAAGAGGGATTAGAGAAATTTTTTACAAATATATATGATATTGTAATTTTAGATATAATGATGCCAAAAATAGATGGTTGGAGTGTATGTAGAAAGATAAGAGAGGAATCACAGGTTCCTATTATAATGCTCACTGCAAGAGCAGATGAGGGAGATCAACTTTTTGGATTTGAATTAGAAACAGATGAGTATATGGTAAAGCCTTTCAATCCAAAACTTTTAGTAGCAAAGATAAAAGCTCTTTTAAGAAGAGATGGAAAGATTGTAGATAAAGCACCGTTGGTATTTGGAGATTTAACAATAGATGGAGTAAAGAGAGAGGTTAGATTAAAAGGGGTAGTATTGGATTTAACTCCTAAAGAGTATGATTTGCTTTACTTTTTTGTAGAAAATAAGGGTGTTGCTCTATCAAGAGAGAAAATTTTAAACTCTGTATGGGGTTGGGATTATTTTGGAGATTCGAGAACTGTAGATACTCATATTAAAAGATTGAGAAAAAAAATAGGTGAGGAGTATATTCAAACAGTAAGAGGTTTTGGTTATAAATTTGAGGAGTAG
- a CDS encoding HAMP domain-containing histidine kinase — MKIRWKMFLLMWSMVLLIIAGFAITNTVYLEKFYITNKKERLIQMGRVISDPNYIVDFRNLEVQNNAEIVIKKREQVDKYYQKKQLTEEEVNEIKKSLKDEQPIFKIVSFEDYRGKVLILFMPYKADRYIEIITPLSLIQEGLEVSMNYHLQIIIVAFIIGSSMAFFFSKAMVIPILEIKEITQKIAKLDFSRKFEADRSDEIGELGEAINQMGETLEKSIDEINRVNKKLLADIEREKRLDKLRKEFVACVSHELKTPIAIIQGYAQGLMENVANEEDRNFYCDVIVEESYKMDSLVKELLLISQIESGYFKMNMEKTNIYHLIKEIIDKYSSKTVKIEYEGKEDINVLCDEKYIDRVLDNLISNAIKYRTGESSIKVKVEDKKNRCMVTVSNESENLKEKDLETIWTPFVRLDSAIGKEGHGLGLSIVAGVLENHKSKYGIYLSEGNMVNFWFEIKKYNGEKNEEE; from the coding sequence ATGAAAATAAGATGGAAGATGTTCCTGCTGATGTGGAGTATGGTATTATTGATAATAGCGGGCTTTGCTATAACTAATACAGTATATCTTGAAAAATTCTATATAACAAATAAAAAAGAGAGATTAATACAGATGGGAAGGGTTATTAGTGATCCGAACTATATAGTTGATTTTAGAAATCTAGAGGTTCAAAATAATGCTGAAATAGTGATAAAGAAAAGAGAGCAAGTAGATAAGTATTATCAAAAGAAACAGCTTACAGAGGAAGAGGTAAACGAGATAAAGAAAAGTCTTAAAGATGAGCAACCGATATTTAAAATAGTCTCTTTTGAGGATTATAGAGGGAAAGTTTTAATTCTTTTTATGCCATATAAAGCTGATAGATATATAGAGATAATAACACCATTGAGTTTAATTCAAGAGGGGTTAGAGGTTTCTATGAACTACCATTTACAAATAATTATAGTAGCCTTTATTATAGGTTCATCAATGGCTTTTTTCTTCTCTAAAGCAATGGTTATACCAATATTAGAGATAAAAGAGATAACTCAAAAAATAGCTAAATTAGATTTTAGTAGAAAATTTGAAGCTGATAGAAGTGATGAAATAGGAGAGCTAGGAGAAGCTATAAATCAGATGGGAGAGACTCTAGAAAAAAGTATTGATGAGATAAATAGAGTTAATAAAAAACTATTAGCTGATATTGAGAGAGAGAAGAGATTAGATAAGTTAAGAAAAGAGTTTGTTGCTTGTGTAAGTCATGAGCTAAAAACTCCTATAGCTATAATACAAGGATATGCCCAAGGTCTTATGGAAAATGTAGCTAATGAAGAGGATAGAAACTTCTATTGTGATGTCATAGTAGAGGAAAGCTATAAAATGGATAGTCTTGTTAAAGAATTACTACTTATTTCACAAATAGAGTCTGGATACTTTAAGATGAATATGGAGAAGACAAACATCTATCATCTTATCAAAGAGATAATAGATAAATATTCAAGTAAAACTGTAAAAATTGAGTATGAAGGTAAAGAGGATATAAATGTACTTTGTGATGAAAAGTATATAGATAGAGTATTAGATAACCTTATTTCAAATGCTATAAAGTATAGAACAGGAGAGTCTTCTATAAAGGTAAAAGTAGAAGATAAAAAAAATAGATGTATGGTAACTGTAAGTAATGAGAGTGAAAATTTAAAAGAAAAAGATTTAGAAACTATATGGACACCCTTTGTAAGATTAGATAGTGCTATTGGAAAAGAGGGACATGGTTTAGGACTATCTATCGTAGCGGGAGTATTAGAAAATCATAAAAGTAAATATGGAATCTATCTTTCAGAAGGAAATATGGTAAATTTCTGGTTTGAAATAAAAAAATATAATGGAGAAAAAAATGAGGAAGAATGA
- a CDS encoding N-glycosylase/DNA lyase — MRKNDYFYEIEKVYLEKKDDIEKRLKEFKKVWEKGSNRDIHVELSFCILTPQSKAVNAWKAITTLRDNGLLFNGTAEEMVEYLNIVRFKNNKAKYLVELREKMKNEKGEFITKDFFSSFSDIKEARLWIVKNIKGMAFKEASHFLRNVGFGKEISILDRHILRNLVRLEVIDEIPKTITPKLYLEIEKKMKEYCEFVNISMDSLDLLLWYLEAGEIFK; from the coding sequence ATGAGGAAGAATGATTATTTTTATGAAATAGAGAAGGTTTATCTTGAAAAAAAAGATGATATAGAAAAAAGATTAAAAGAGTTTAAAAAGGTATGGGAAAAAGGAAGTAATAGAGATATACATGTGGAACTATCTTTCTGTATATTAACTCCTCAATCGAAAGCTGTTAATGCTTGGAAGGCTATCACAACATTGAGAGATAATGGATTACTTTTTAATGGAACAGCAGAGGAGATGGTAGAATATCTCAATATAGTAAGATTTAAAAATAATAAGGCTAAATATCTAGTAGAGCTTAGAGAAAAGATGAAAAATGAGAAGGGAGAGTTTATTACAAAGGATTTCTTTTCAAGTTTTTCAGATATAAAAGAAGCTAGATTATGGATAGTAAAAAATATAAAAGGAATGGCTTTTAAAGAGGCAAGTCACTTTTTAAGAAATGTAGGCTTTGGAAAAGAGATATCTATATTGGATAGACATATATTGAGAAATCTAGTAAGACTCGAGGTAATAGATGAGATACCTAAAACTATAACACCTAAACTTTATTTAGAGATAGAGAAAAAAATGAAGGAGTATTGTGAATTTGTAAATATCTCTATGGATAGTTTAGACTTATTACTGTGGTATTTAGAAGCTGGAGAGATTTTTAAGTAA
- a CDS encoding gamma-glutamyl-gamma-aminobutyrate hydrolase family protein: MKKPVIGITSAWENDPNLKNYFRNCVSIDYSKSVIAAGGTPIIIPTLDDLDTIKEQVKLLDGLILSGGADINPLLYGEEFKNGIGVVSLERDRGEMLFLEEFIKSGKPILGICRGHQLLNVFMGGTLFQDLKYTNTEVVKHRQDFYPDMPVHKVKIIDKDNILADLFGEEIFTNSFHHQAVNKIGKDLTPIAVASDGIIEAFQMKNHKFFYGIQWHPEMMTARGNTDMLKIFEKFVEKAAAK; this comes from the coding sequence ATGAAAAAACCAGTTATAGGAATAACTTCTGCATGGGAAAACGATCCTAATTTAAAAAATTATTTTAGAAATTGTGTTAGTATAGATTATTCTAAATCTGTTATAGCAGCTGGAGGAACACCAATTATTATTCCTACTCTTGATGATTTAGATACTATAAAGGAACAAGTTAAATTATTAGATGGATTAATTTTATCTGGAGGAGCTGATATTAATCCTCTACTATATGGAGAAGAATTTAAAAATGGAATAGGAGTCGTTTCTCTTGAGAGAGATAGAGGGGAGATGCTTTTCCTTGAAGAGTTTATAAAGAGTGGTAAACCAATACTTGGAATATGTCGTGGGCATCAACTTTTAAATGTATTTATGGGTGGTACTCTTTTTCAAGATTTAAAATATACTAATACCGAAGTGGTAAAACATAGACAGGATTTTTACCCTGACATGCCTGTTCATAAGGTAAAAATTATAGATAAAGATAATATACTAGCTGATTTATTTGGAGAAGAGATTTTTACTAACTCTTTTCACCATCAAGCAGTTAACAAAATAGGAAAAGATCTTACACCTATAGCTGTAGCTTCTGATGGGATTATAGAGGCTTTCCAAATGAAAAACCATAAATTTTTCTACGGTATTCAATGGCATCCAGAGATGATGACAGCTCGTGGAAATACAGATATGCTAAAAATATTTGAAAAATTTGTAGAAAAAGCTGCTGCAAAGTAA